From the Myxococcales bacterium genome, one window contains:
- the rsmA gene encoding ribosomal RNA small subunit methyltransferase A, translating into MSLPDRGGPAFPTAGALLDKYGLRAKKHFGQNFLTSERVFRAIVDATVRTDDEWVVEIGAGLGTLTARLAERVPEGKVIALERDPDMVAVLQAELGHLDNIQIEPGDALRYDLAACARWRGDPIVVCGNLPYHIAAPLMFRTVAARAHVARGVFMVQKEMADRIVAPPGTKTYGALSVMLQSFASCRAVVQAPAGAFTPAPKVDSAVVRLDFTAAPKLDLPDEEHYRAVVHAAFGQRRKTLRNALRAVYRDDAVDAALAATTIDGIRRGETLNLVEFAALARSIPSTAQVGIVVEEHGA; encoded by the coding sequence ATGTCGCTCCCTGATCGCGGCGGCCCCGCCTTCCCGACCGCCGGCGCGCTGCTCGACAAGTACGGGCTGCGGGCCAAGAAGCACTTCGGCCAGAACTTCCTCACGTCCGAGCGCGTGTTCCGGGCGATCGTCGACGCGACGGTCCGCACCGACGACGAGTGGGTCGTCGAGATCGGCGCCGGCCTCGGCACCCTGACCGCGCGCCTGGCCGAGCGCGTGCCCGAGGGCAAGGTCATCGCGCTCGAGCGCGACCCCGACATGGTGGCGGTGCTGCAGGCCGAGCTGGGGCACCTCGACAACATCCAGATCGAGCCCGGGGACGCGCTGCGCTACGACCTCGCGGCGTGCGCGCGCTGGCGCGGCGATCCGATCGTCGTGTGCGGCAACCTGCCGTACCACATCGCCGCGCCGCTGATGTTCCGCACCGTCGCGGCCCGCGCCCACGTCGCCCGCGGCGTGTTCATGGTGCAGAAGGAGATGGCCGATCGCATCGTCGCGCCGCCCGGCACCAAGACCTACGGCGCGCTGTCGGTGATGCTGCAGTCGTTCGCGAGCTGTCGCGCCGTCGTGCAGGCGCCGGCCGGCGCGTTCACGCCCGCGCCCAAGGTCGACTCGGCGGTGGTCCGGCTCGACTTCACGGCCGCCCCGAAGCTGGACCTGCCGGACGAGGAGCACTACCGTGCGGTCGTGCACGCGGCGTTTGGACAGCGGCGCAAGACCCTGCGCAACGCGCTGCGCGCGGTCTACCGCGACGACGCGGTCGACGCGGCGCTGGCCGCGACGACGATCGACGGGATCCGCCGCGGCGAGACGCTCAACCTGGTCGAGTTCGCGGCGCTGGCGCGGTCGATCCCGTCGACGGCCCAGGTCGGCATCGTCGTCGAGGAGCACGGCG
- the tsaD gene encoding tRNA (adenosine(37)-N6)-threonylcarbamoyltransferase complex transferase subunit TsaD produces the protein MMLVLGLESSCDETAAAVVADGTRALSDVVASQHDVHGPYGGVVPELASRAHVVNVVPVLDQALARAGVGLAQLDGVAVTFGPGLVGALLVAVQTAKALAWARGLPLVGVHHLEGHLSAVYLEPDPPPLPHLALIVSGGHTSLVRVDDHGVVVELGRTRDDAAGEAFDKGAKLLGLGYPGGAAVDRLAATGDPRAVVMPRAMTSRANDDFSFSGLKTALLHHVRAHGVPEGQGLADLCASYQGAIVEVLVRKTRRLARREGLAHVQVCGGVAANRGLRAGLAAAAAEDGFRLYVPAPARCTDNAAMIAAAGYYRLARGERADLTLGATANLPLPRRAVHVAP, from the coding sequence GTGATGCTGGTGCTCGGGCTCGAGAGCTCGTGCGACGAGACCGCGGCGGCGGTCGTGGCCGACGGCACGCGCGCGCTGTCGGACGTGGTCGCGTCGCAGCACGACGTCCACGGACCCTACGGCGGCGTCGTGCCCGAGCTGGCGTCGCGCGCGCACGTCGTCAACGTGGTGCCGGTGCTCGACCAGGCGCTCGCGCGCGCCGGGGTCGGGCTGGCGCAGCTCGACGGCGTCGCCGTCACCTTCGGCCCGGGCCTGGTCGGCGCGCTCCTGGTCGCGGTCCAGACCGCCAAGGCGCTGGCCTGGGCGCGCGGGCTGCCGCTGGTCGGGGTCCACCACCTCGAGGGCCACCTGTCGGCGGTCTACCTCGAGCCCGATCCGCCGCCGCTGCCGCACCTGGCGCTGATCGTCTCGGGCGGCCACACCTCGCTGGTGCGCGTCGACGATCACGGCGTCGTCGTCGAGCTGGGCCGCACCCGCGACGACGCGGCCGGCGAGGCCTTCGACAAGGGCGCCAAGCTGCTCGGCCTCGGCTACCCCGGCGGCGCCGCGGTCGATCGCCTGGCGGCGACCGGTGATCCGCGGGCGGTCGTGATGCCGCGCGCGATGACCAGCCGCGCCAACGACGACTTCTCGTTCAGCGGCCTGAAGACCGCGCTGCTCCACCACGTGCGCGCCCACGGCGTGCCCGAGGGCCAGGGGCTCGCCGACCTGTGCGCGAGCTACCAGGGCGCGATCGTCGAGGTGCTGGTGCGCAAGACCCGGCGCCTGGCCCGCCGCGAGGGCCTCGCCCACGTGCAGGTGTGCGGCGGCGTGGCGGCCAACCGCGGGTTGCGCGCGGGGCTGGCCGCGGCGGCGGCCGAGGACGGCTTCCGCCTGTACGTGCCGGCGCCGGCGCGCTGCACCGACAACGCCGCGATGATCGCGGCGGCCGGGTACTACCGCCTGGCCCGCGGCGAGCGCGCCGATCTGACGCTCGGGGCCACCGCCAACCTGCCGCTGCCGCGGCGAGCCGTCCATGTCGCTCCCTGA